The following DNA comes from Enterocloster bolteae.
GCTCTTGTTATGGCTATTGTGTCCATGTGTTGTCTTTATGATTGTGTGTTTGCTTTATGATTTTATGCTTTATGATTCTATTTTTTATGATATCACTCTGTCCGTCAGCTTTGGCGGCTCTTGGCGGCTCTTGGCGGCTCTTGGCAGTTCCGTGAGTTCGCAGTGCTGCCATCTTGAATCCGCTGCGCTCCTTCAAGATGGACGGCTGGCGCCGTATGCATAGAGACACGGAAGGCCGGGAGGGTAAGCGAGCTTGCCCTCCCGGCCTTCCGTGTCTCTATGCGCACTGCTTGTAGCTAGGCCAGGTTTGTATACCCCATCATATCACGGTCTACGGCTTTGGCGGCTTCACGGCCTTCTTGTATGGCCCATACGACCAGGGACTGGCCTCTGTGCATGTCGCCGGCTGTGAATATCTGGTCTGCGCTGGTGCGGTAGGTGCCGGGTTCTGTGGCTGCATTTGTCCTGGCGTCCAGGTCTATGCCGAAGGCGTCTGCCACGTAGGCCTGGGCTCCTGTGAAGCCGGCGGCTATGAGCACCAGATCGGCAGGAATTTCACGCTCGCTGCCTTCCACAGCTGCCATGATGGTGCGGCCTGTTTCCTCGTCTTTTTTGGGAACCAGGTTTGTGATTATGGCTTTGCACACCTTGCCTTCCCCGTCTTTTATGAATTCCTTTACAGTGGTCTGGTACTGCCTTGGGTCTGAACCGAATATGCTTATGGCTTCCTCCTGGCCGTAATCTGTTTTGAGGATTCTGGGCCATTCCGGCCAGGTGTTGTTCTCCGCCCGCTCTGCGGGAGGCTTGGGCATCATCTCCAGTTGGGTGACTGAGACGCAGCCGTGCCGGATGGATGTGCCTGCACAGTCATTTCCAGTGTCTCCGCCTCCGATTACCAGCACATGCTTATCCTTTGCCGATATAAAACTTCCGTCCTCCAGTCCGGAATCCAGCAGGCTCTTTGTGGTGGCTTTCAGAAAATCCACCGCAAAGTATATGCCTGCACTGTCCCTGCCCGGCACGTCGATATCCCTTGGGTTGGAGGCCCCGCAGGCCAGGATGATGCGGTCAAATTCCTTCCTGATTTTGCCGGCCCGGTAATTCCTGCCCACATCCGCTCCCGTCACAAAGGTGATTCCCTCCTTCTTCATCACATCTACCTTGCGCTCAATCACCCATTTTTCCAGCTTCATATTGGGTATGCCGTACATCAGCAGGCCGCCCACACGGTCGTTCCGCTCAAATACTGTGACGCTGTGCCCCCGTTTGTTCAGCTGGTCCGCAGCTGCCAGCCCCGCGGGACCGGATCCGATAACCGCCACCTTTTTTCCGGTGCGGATGGAGGGCGGATTAGGGAGGGCATATCCGCTGCT
Coding sequences within:
- a CDS encoding glutamate synthase subunit beta, whose product is MGKSTGFLEYEREVGRGKTPEDRIKNWNEFHASLSEEEQRRQGARCMDCGVPFCQSGMMIGGMVSGCPLHNLVPEWNDLVYTGNWKQAYNRLKKTNSFPEFTSRVCPAPCEAACTCSLYGDAVTIKENERAIIEKAYSSGYALPNPPSIRTGKKVAVIGSGPAGLAAADQLNKRGHSVTVFERNDRVGGLLMYGIPNMKLEKWVIERKVDVMKKEGITFVTGADVGRNYRAGKIRKEFDRIILACGASNPRDIDVPGRDSAGIYFAVDFLKATTKSLLDSGLEDGSFISAKDKHVLVIGGGDTGNDCAGTSIRHGCVSVTQLEMMPKPPAERAENNTWPEWPRILKTDYGQEEAISIFGSDPRQYQTTVKEFIKDGEGKVCKAIITNLVPKKDEETGRTIMAAVEGSEREIPADLVLIAAGFTGAQAYVADAFGIDLDARTNAATEPGTYRTSADQIFTAGDMHRGQSLVVWAIQEGREAAKAVDRDMMGYTNLA